CCGGTGATGCCCGGTGTTTTACAGGTCGAAGCTATGGCCCAAGCTGGAGCTTTAGCGTGTCTTTCTGATAATAAAGAGAAACTGGATGTTCTCATCGCGAAAATCGACAATTGTCGATTTCGTCGTCCTGTAGTTCCGGGTGATGTCTTAGAGATTCACGCGGAAATTACAAAAGAGCGCAGTGGCATGATCGGTGTCAGTTGCAAAGCTCTTTGCGATGGCGAAGTGGTTTCGGAAGTGGATATCTTCGCAAAAATTTTCCCACGGACGGAAACAGGTTTATAGGAGACGTCATGAGCGTTCATCCCTCTAGCATTATTGGTCCAAAAGTTAAACTCGGTGCCAATGTATCCGTTGGCCCCTTCGTTTCTATTCTTGGTGACGTCACGATAGGTGATGGAACTCAAGTGGGAAGTAACGCCGTGATCGGTGACGAAAAAACAAAGGTCGTCA
Above is a window of Bdellovibrionales bacterium DNA encoding:
- the fabZ gene encoding 3-hydroxyacyl-ACP dehydratase FabZ, with translation MTGKDVFLDSIEIQKRIPHRFPFLLIDRIISYHPGPTPGSRVGHKVVARKNVTFNEPYFTGHFPHMPVMPGVLQVEAMAQAGALACLSDNKEKLDVLIAKIDNCRFRRPVVPGDVLEIHAEITKERSGMIGVSCKALCDGEVVSEVDIFAKIFPRTETGL